One Streptomyces sp. NBC_00193 DNA window includes the following coding sequences:
- a CDS encoding pentapeptide repeat-containing protein produces the protein MSAVAVAGFTWTSITQVNNEQAITREGQITDRYTAAVENLGNKNSENVRLGGIYALQRIMQDSPRDQPTVTNVLASFIRSQSTKPKPKSNETASDITAAAKVLASRNIRHDVTELGNLPPGYTLETFLWEAQRRVDLEGADLHGISLERAQLAYANLRGANLSETWLPIADLSRAILQNANLTSAALSRADLSNASLHGANLKNAILSEVDFTCANLSGADLQYARPGDPYQWGAITREQVLSAKISPETKLPTELATDPAMQKHMKSRLDQSTCPKE, from the coding sequence TTGAGCGCGGTCGCCGTTGCCGGCTTCACCTGGACATCGATCACACAGGTCAACAACGAGCAGGCCATTACCCGCGAAGGACAGATCACCGATCGCTATACCGCCGCCGTGGAAAACCTCGGCAACAAAAACTCCGAAAACGTGCGACTCGGCGGCATCTACGCACTCCAACGAATCATGCAGGACTCACCGCGTGACCAGCCAACCGTGACCAACGTACTCGCCTCCTTCATCCGCAGCCAAAGCACAAAACCAAAGCCGAAAAGTAACGAAACAGCCAGCGACATCACCGCAGCAGCCAAAGTTCTCGCCTCCCGAAACATCCGCCACGACGTCACAGAACTCGGAAACTTGCCGCCTGGCTACACACTTGAAACCTTCCTGTGGGAGGCACAGCGGAGAGTGGACCTGGAGGGCGCCGACCTCCACGGCATCAGCCTGGAGCGCGCACAGTTGGCCTACGCCAACCTGCGCGGCGCCAACCTGAGCGAGACGTGGTTGCCTATTGCGGACCTGAGCCGCGCCATTCTGCAAAATGCGAACCTGACCAGTGCGGCCCTGAGCCGCGCGGACCTGAGCAACGCCAGCCTGCACGGCGCCAACCTAAAAAATGCGATCCTGAGCGAAGTAGACTTCACCTGCGCCAACCTCTCCGGCGCAGACCTCCAGTACGCCAGGCCCGGTGACCCATACCAGTGGGGTGCTATCACCCGTGAACAGGTCCTGTCTGCAAAAATCAGCCCAGAAACGAAACTCCCCACAGAACTCGCAACAGATCCTGCTATGCAGAAACACATGAAGTCACGCCTCGACCAAAGCACCTGCCCCAAAGAATAG
- a CDS encoding DUF2871 domain-containing protein, with protein MRKSYVAAHIYMIVGVISGLYYREMTKINEFEGETQLSVLHTHLLALGMLVFLIVLGLDKVFGLSGNKQFTYFFWFYNAGLSITCLSMLYRGTQTVLGNEVPELFSLVGGLGHIILTVGLVLLFILLGKRVKEHEGVRSEQPESVNSSV; from the coding sequence ATGCGGAAGTCGTACGTCGCGGCGCACATTTACATGATTGTCGGCGTGATCTCCGGGTTGTACTACCGCGAGATGACCAAGATCAACGAGTTCGAGGGCGAGACCCAGCTCTCGGTGCTCCACACGCACTTGCTCGCGCTGGGCATGCTGGTCTTCCTCATAGTCCTCGGCCTCGACAAGGTGTTCGGACTGTCCGGGAACAAGCAGTTCACTTATTTCTTCTGGTTCTACAACGCCGGTCTTTCCATCACCTGCCTCAGCATGCTCTACCGGGGCACCCAGACGGTGCTCGGGAATGAGGTTCCCGAACTCTTCTCCCTGGTCGGAGGGTTGGGGCACATCATTTTGACCGTGGGACTCGTTCTGCTGTTCATCCTGCTCGGGAAGCGGGTCAAGGAGCACGAGGGTGTGCGGAGCGAGCAGCCCGAGTCGGTGAACAGTTCGGTCTGA
- a CDS encoding TetR/AcrR family transcriptional regulator gives MDAAIRAAVRELVPRVGYAGLTMDAIAAEAGIGKAAIYRRHTSRGELVFSVLVHGRKTRSLPDTGTLAGDLTALADLILGIFTDPVTAAATPGLLADLQQQPDIAARFQERFVAEERALISALLERARQRGELAAAADPVLVHAAVLGTAYAWLFLLAQPPTPALASRIAALGEAAARGH, from the coding sequence GTGGACGCCGCAATCCGCGCAGCCGTGCGCGAGTTGGTGCCGCGTGTCGGGTACGCCGGCCTGACCATGGATGCCATCGCCGCCGAGGCAGGCATCGGCAAGGCGGCCATCTACCGGCGCCACACCTCGCGTGGCGAGCTCGTCTTCTCCGTCCTCGTTCACGGGAGGAAGACACGTTCCTTGCCCGATACCGGAACACTCGCCGGCGACCTCACCGCGCTCGCGGACCTGATCCTGGGGATCTTCACCGACCCGGTGACCGCTGCAGCAACCCCCGGGCTGCTGGCCGACCTGCAGCAGCAGCCCGACATCGCCGCGCGGTTCCAGGAGAGATTTGTCGCCGAGGAACGTGCACTGATCAGCGCGCTGTTGGAACGCGCTCGTCAGCGAGGCGAACTGGCTGCCGCGGCAGACCCCGTATTGGTGCACGCCGCCGTGCTCGGCACCGCGTACGCCTGGTTGTTCCTTCTGGCGCAGCCGCCCACCCCTGCCCTCGCGTCGCGCATCGCCGCGCTGGGCGAAGCCGCCGCCCGAGGGCATTGA
- a CDS encoding DUF6463 family protein, with translation MGRLAVGRPARRRPRHPRRVVAPVLGTPGGFAVPLILLGLLLSHMARTNQEVPRYTGWVLAAWVALAAWILEPSGFPLGLIPAALLILAPHHQSSPEPGTT, from the coding sequence ATGGGCCGGCTGGCTGTCGGGCGACCTGCACGGCGCCGACCCCGCCACCCACGTCGAGTCGTTGCGCCTGTTCTGGGCACTCCCGGCGGCTTCGCAGTACCCCTGATCCTCCTGGGCCTGCTCCTCTCCCACATGGCCCGCACCAACCAGGAGGTCCCCCGCTACACAGGCTGGGTCCTGGCAGCCTGGGTAGCACTGGCCGCCTGGATCCTGGAACCATCCGGCTTCCCCCTGGGCCTGATCCCGGCCGCACTCCTGATCCTCGCGCCCCACCACCAAAGCAGCCCCGAACCAGGCACCACATAG
- a CDS encoding TetR/AcrR family transcriptional regulator — protein MTLRERRVREQAQRRQLILTTAREMAEAEGWDFVTTRRLAERIEYSQPVLYQHFKNKDAIVNAVALEGFTELTAALHAARLSSDDPHAALDAVARAYADFAARGPVLYEAMLTLDVGLEHSEAGTPQPLLTAFAEIRQAVEPVAADRDPDLVAEVLWSAWHGLATLTWGRRLRPDLTRERLAALTDILTGPAARTP, from the coding sequence ATGACCCTCCGAGAGCGCCGCGTCCGAGAGCAGGCCCAGCGCCGCCAGTTGATCCTCACCACGGCGCGCGAGATGGCCGAGGCGGAGGGCTGGGACTTCGTCACCACGCGGCGGCTGGCCGAGCGCATCGAGTACAGCCAGCCCGTGCTCTACCAGCACTTCAAGAACAAGGACGCCATCGTCAACGCGGTGGCGCTCGAAGGCTTCACCGAGCTGACCGCGGCACTCCACGCGGCCCGGCTCTCCTCGGACGACCCGCACGCGGCCCTGGACGCGGTCGCGCGCGCCTACGCCGACTTCGCCGCCCGCGGCCCGGTCCTCTACGAGGCCATGCTCACGCTCGACGTGGGCCTGGAGCACTCGGAAGCCGGCACACCGCAACCCCTGCTCACGGCTTTCGCCGAGATCAGGCAGGCCGTGGAACCCGTGGCGGCCGACCGCGACCCCGACCTCGTGGCCGAGGTCCTGTGGAGCGCCTGGCACGGCCTGGCCACCCTCACCTGGGGCCGCCGCCTGCGCCCGGACCTCACCCGCGAGCGCCTGGCCGCCCTGACCGACATCCTGACCGGCCCGGCGGCCCGCACACCGTAG
- a CDS encoding NAD(P)/FAD-dependent oxidoreductase, whose product MNAYENTEVVVIGGGYAGVMAANRLTQRGDVTVTLVNPRADFVHRVRLHQLVGGSDAAVIAYRDVLAEGVRLTVDTVEHIDAGARTLALASGATLAYDYLVYAVGSAAADPTVPGAARYAYPIATLEDAQRLRPALDAVPPTAAVTVVGAGPTGIETAAELAEQGRAVTLVCGGVLGPYLHARGRRTVAARLARLGVTVIDGPGTKVTAVTQDAVHLADGRELPTPLTIWTVGFAVPDLAVRSGLTTDALGRLLTDETLTSVDDAHIVAAGDSAAPSGLPLRMSCQAAMPMGARAADTVLARIADTQPETLNQPFAAQCISLGRNGGIFQFANRLDAAVWFNINGALGAKLKETVCKVIPKHLADEAAEPGSYSLHRSGDTARRRRLQAAPAQPPTPANQAA is encoded by the coding sequence ATGAACGCGTACGAGAACACCGAAGTGGTCGTCATCGGCGGCGGATACGCGGGCGTCATGGCCGCGAACCGCCTGACCCAGCGCGGCGACGTGACGGTGACCCTGGTCAATCCGCGGGCGGACTTCGTCCACCGGGTCCGGCTGCACCAGCTGGTCGGCGGTTCGGACGCGGCGGTCATCGCCTACCGGGACGTCCTGGCCGAAGGCGTCCGCCTGACCGTCGACACGGTGGAGCACATCGACGCGGGTGCCCGCACCCTGGCCCTGGCCTCGGGCGCCACACTCGCCTACGACTACCTGGTCTACGCGGTGGGCAGCGCCGCCGCCGACCCGACCGTGCCCGGAGCGGCCCGGTACGCCTACCCGATCGCCACCCTGGAAGACGCCCAGCGGCTGCGCCCGGCCCTGGACGCCGTCCCCCCGACGGCCGCGGTGACGGTGGTCGGGGCCGGCCCGACGGGCATCGAGACCGCCGCCGAACTGGCCGAGCAGGGCCGGGCGGTGACCCTGGTCTGCGGCGGCGTCCTGGGCCCGTACCTCCACGCCCGGGGCCGCCGCACGGTCGCCGCCCGGCTGGCCCGCCTCGGCGTCACCGTCATCGACGGCCCCGGCACCAAGGTGACGGCGGTGACCCAGGACGCCGTCCACCTCGCCGACGGCCGCGAACTCCCCACCCCGCTCACCATCTGGACCGTCGGCTTCGCCGTGCCGGACCTGGCCGTCCGCAGCGGCCTGACCACCGACGCGCTGGGCCGCCTCCTCACGGACGAGACCCTGACCAGCGTCGACGACGCCCACATCGTCGCGGCCGGCGACTCGGCGGCCCCGTCGGGCCTGCCCCTCCGCATGAGCTGCCAGGCCGCGATGCCGATGGGCGCACGCGCCGCCGACACGGTCCTGGCCCGCATTGCCGACACCCAGCCGGAGACCCTCAACCAGCCGTTCGCCGCCCAGTGCATCAGCCTGGGCCGAAACGGCGGCATCTTCCAGTTCGCCAACCGCCTGGACGCCGCGGTCTGGTTCAACATCAACGGCGCCCTGGGCGCGAAGCTCAAGGAGACCGTCTGCAAGGTCATCCCCAAGCACCTCGCCGACGAAGCCGCCGAGCCCGGCTCGTACAGCCTGCACCGGTCGGGAGACACCGCCCGCCGCCGGCGCCTGCAGGCCGCCCCCGCCCAGCCCCCGACCCCCGCCAACCAGGCCGCCTAG